Within the Bacteroidota bacterium genome, the region TATTCCATTCGTCTCTTTGTTTTTGTATCGGGTCTAAAAGCTTTGATAACTTTTCGAGTTCTTTTATTTTATCAATCATTCCTTCTTGTTTTTTTTCCTCTTAAGATTGAGGTCATGAAAATCATAGCTGAAATCTATATTTGGTGAGATGCCTTTCATTTTTATACCTTGTGCTTTTCCTTCCTCATCTAAATTAAACATGGCAAAGGCATCTGCATTCATATCCTGATATTCCCATTTAATAGCAAAAGTATTAGCCTTATAATAAGACAT harbors:
- a CDS encoding DUF3471 domain-containing protein produces the protein MSYYKANTFAIKWEYQDMNADAFAMFNLDEEGKAQGIKMKGISPNIDFSYDFHDLNLKRKKNKKE